In one window of Micromonospora cathayae DNA:
- a CDS encoding aminodeoxychorismate/anthranilate synthase component II — protein sequence MRVLVIDNYDSFVFNLVQYLGQLGVDCEVRRNDEISVDEVGRLGAAGVLLSPGPGSPDRAGVCLDVIHRYAGELPIFGVCLGHQAIGEAFGATVTRAPELLHGKTSQVRHSSTGVLAGLPDPFTATRYHSLAVLPETLPAELEVTGWTGSGVVMAMRHRTLPIEGVQFHPESVLTEGGHLMLANWLATCGLPAALDRAPALAAEVDARRLAAFANA from the coding sequence ATGCGCGTCCTGGTGATCGACAATTACGACTCGTTCGTCTTCAACCTCGTCCAGTACCTCGGCCAGCTCGGCGTCGACTGCGAGGTACGCCGTAACGACGAGATCAGCGTGGACGAGGTGGGCCGGCTCGGTGCGGCCGGCGTACTGCTCTCCCCGGGTCCGGGCAGCCCGGACCGGGCCGGCGTCTGCCTGGACGTCATCCACCGGTACGCCGGTGAGCTGCCGATCTTCGGGGTCTGCCTCGGTCACCAGGCGATCGGCGAGGCGTTCGGGGCCACCGTGACCCGGGCCCCCGAGCTGCTGCACGGCAAGACCTCGCAGGTACGACACTCCTCGACCGGGGTGCTGGCCGGGCTGCCGGACCCGTTCACGGCGACCCGCTACCACTCGCTCGCGGTGCTGCCGGAGACCCTGCCGGCGGAGCTGGAGGTGACCGGCTGGACCGGCTCCGGCGTGGTGATGGCGATGCGGCACCGGACGCTGCCGATCGAGGGGGTGCAGTTCCACCCCGAGTCGGTCCTCACCGAGGGCGGGCACCTGATGCTCGCCAACTGGCTGGCGACCTGCGGCCTCCCGGCGGCCCTCGACCGCGCTCCGGCGCTGGCCGCCGAGGTCGACGCCCGCCGCCTGGCGGCCTTCGCCAACGCCTGA
- a CDS encoding DUF881 domain-containing protein has protein sequence MEYTSGAASWQKVLRRVVAGLLPRRPRQRRPGWSIGVPLIAAAAGLLFTTTATTAGGTALREDRRPQLAQLIDDTRDRVAAREERAAQLRADVERRTEELAGTDQPIADERGRAAASRQAAGFTALTGSGVTVELDDARRLGDTLPEGASNDDLVVHQGDVQAVVNALWAGGAEAMSIMNVRVLTTSAVRCVGNTLLLHGRVYSPPFKIVAIGDPAALQQALAESEGVRLFKDAVDHYQLGYRETVSTVSVPAFEGSAALRSAKVPR, from the coding sequence GTGGAGTACACGTCCGGCGCAGCGTCATGGCAGAAGGTGCTCCGGCGGGTGGTGGCCGGGCTGCTGCCCCGACGGCCGCGCCAGCGCCGCCCGGGTTGGTCGATCGGCGTACCACTGATCGCCGCCGCAGCGGGACTGCTCTTCACCACCACCGCCACCACCGCCGGGGGCACGGCGCTGCGGGAGGACCGCCGGCCCCAGCTCGCCCAGCTGATCGACGACACCCGGGACCGGGTGGCTGCCCGGGAGGAGCGGGCCGCCCAGCTCCGCGCCGACGTGGAACGCCGGACCGAGGAACTGGCCGGTACCGATCAGCCGATCGCCGACGAGCGTGGTCGCGCGGCGGCCAGCCGGCAGGCGGCCGGGTTCACCGCCCTGACCGGCAGCGGCGTGACCGTGGAACTCGACGACGCCCGCCGGCTCGGGGACACGCTGCCGGAGGGGGCGAGCAACGACGACCTGGTCGTCCACCAGGGCGACGTCCAGGCGGTGGTCAACGCGCTGTGGGCGGGCGGCGCGGAGGCCATGTCAATCATGAACGTCCGCGTGCTGACCACCAGCGCGGTACGCTGCGTAGGTAACACCCTGCTCTTGCACGGCCGGGTGTACTCCCCACCGTTCAAGATCGTAGCAATCGGTGATCCGGCCGCCCTCCAGCAGGCCCTTGCCGAGTCCGAGGGAGTCCGGTTGTTCAAGGACGCGGTCGACCACTACCAGCTCGGCTACCGCGAGACCGTCTCGACGGTCAGCGTGCCGGCGTTCGAGGGGTCGGCTGCGCTCCGCTCGGCGAAGGTGCCAAGGTGA
- a CDS encoding cell division protein CrgA, with protein sequence MPKSQVRKKKVYTPPTDVRPTATTAATRKPSPVWLPILAVSLIVFGIAWLVVYYLSEQAYPVAVWGYWNLAVGFGAMVASLIVLSRWR encoded by the coding sequence GTGCCCAAGTCACAGGTCCGCAAGAAGAAGGTGTACACCCCGCCGACGGACGTCCGTCCGACGGCGACGACGGCGGCGACACGTAAGCCCAGCCCGGTCTGGCTGCCGATCCTGGCGGTCTCGCTGATCGTGTTCGGCATCGCCTGGCTGGTCGTCTACTACCTTTCCGAGCAGGCCTACCCGGTCGCCGTATGGGGGTACTGGAACCTCGCGGTCGGCTTCGGGGCGATGGTCGCCTCGCTGATCGTGCTCTCCCGCTGGCGCTGA